A single region of the Marinobacter salinus genome encodes:
- a CDS encoding YkoF family thiamine/hydroxymethylpyrimidine-binding protein, with the protein MFISVQLSCYPLKDDYKQPIWDLIARLEKTGLEVVPGRMSTEIFGEYDEVMSVLSDTMKWSFETYGKSVFVAKIMEGDRRPK; encoded by the coding sequence ATGTTTATTTCTGTGCAACTGAGCTGTTATCCGCTCAAGGATGATTACAAGCAGCCCATATGGGACCTGATTGCCCGCCTGGAAAAAACCGGGCTTGAAGTCGTCCCCGGGCGCATGAGTACTGAGATCTTCGGCGAATACGACGAGGTGATGAGCGTACTTTCGGACACCATGAAGTGGTCTTTTGAGACCTACGGGAAATCCGTCTTCGTGGCAAAAATCATGGAGGGTGACCGGAGACCAAAATGA
- the pheA gene encoding prephenate dehydratase — protein sequence MSDEQIRLAELRDEIDQIDQQIMDLISARARCAQEVAHVKMGANPGQDVFFYRPEREAQVLRRIKDSNPGPLSGEEMARLFREIMSACLALEKPMHIAFLGPIGTFTQAAALKHFGHSVVSVPLPAIDAVFREVESGAAHYGVVPVENSTEGMINHTLDMFMSSPLKICGEVQLRIHHHLMVSPKNKDQEITRIYSHQQSFAQCRQWLDTHRYGIERVTVSSNAEAARRAAEEPGTAAIAGDMAAELYGLEKLATSIEDRPDNTTRFLIIGREEVPASGHDKSSILVSMRNKPGALYQLLEPFHSHGISLTRIETRPSPSGTWAYVFYIDFEGHMEDEQVSKLLAKVDDEAVELKRLGSYPIGVL from the coding sequence ATGAGTGACGAGCAGATTCGACTGGCCGAACTCCGGGATGAAATCGATCAGATAGATCAGCAGATTATGGATCTGATCAGTGCCCGTGCCCGCTGTGCGCAGGAAGTGGCTCACGTGAAGATGGGGGCAAATCCCGGACAGGACGTGTTCTTCTATCGTCCCGAACGGGAAGCCCAGGTGTTGAGGCGTATCAAGGATTCCAATCCCGGGCCGCTCTCCGGGGAGGAGATGGCGCGACTGTTCCGTGAGATCATGTCGGCCTGTCTGGCTCTTGAGAAGCCGATGCATATCGCTTTCCTGGGCCCGATTGGTACCTTTACCCAGGCGGCTGCCCTGAAGCATTTTGGTCACTCCGTTGTCAGCGTGCCGCTCCCCGCCATTGATGCTGTGTTCCGGGAAGTGGAATCCGGTGCAGCTCACTACGGTGTGGTGCCGGTGGAAAACTCCACCGAGGGCATGATTAACCATACCCTGGATATGTTTATGTCCTCGCCACTGAAAATCTGTGGCGAGGTTCAGCTGCGAATCCATCACCATCTGATGGTATCTCCGAAAAACAAAGATCAGGAAATTACCCGGATCTACTCCCACCAGCAGTCATTCGCCCAATGCCGCCAGTGGCTTGACACCCATCGCTACGGAATTGAACGGGTAACCGTGTCCAGCAATGCAGAAGCTGCCCGTCGAGCAGCCGAAGAACCGGGAACGGCCGCCATCGCCGGCGACATGGCGGCCGAGTTGTACGGTTTGGAGAAGCTTGCCACCAGTATTGAGGATCGCCCTGATAATACCACCCGATTCCTGATTATCGGTCGGGAAGAAGTGCCGGCCAGCGGTCACGACAAATCGTCGATTCTGGTCTCCATGAGGAACAAACCGGGTGCGCTGTATCAGCTTCTTGAGCCATTCCACAGTCACGGCATCAGTCTTACCCGCATCGAAACCCGCCCATCGCCCAGTGGTACGTGGGCCTATGTCTTCTATATCGACTTTGAAGGGCACATGGAAGATGAGCAGGTGAGCAAGCTGCTTGCGAAAGTGGACGACGAAGCGGTTGAACTCAAACGGCTGGGTTCCTATCCGATCGGTGTTCTTTAA
- the hisC gene encoding histidinol-phosphate transaminase, giving the protein MAIDYQSLAVKGVQALSPYQPGKPIDELARELGLNPAEIIKLASNENPLGPSDKALSAAKAALSELCLYPDGNGFELKQALAGRLGVEMSQITLGNGSNDVLEVIARCFAARDSEIIFSQYAFAVYPIVTQAIGATGVSVPAKDWGHDLDAMVAAVTDRTRLIFVANPNNPTGTVHTADAVEAFLEKVPENVLVVLDEAYCEYLKGGQYPDGIRLLSRFPNLIVCRTFSKAWGLAALRVGYSVSSPAIADILNRVRQPFNVDTIALAAATAVLSDEAYLERSCEVNAAGLRQLEQALDDMGLPYIPSAGNFIAVEVGERAQEIYQALLAHGVIVRPVAGYGMPKHLRVSVGLPEENSRFIEALGHSLASVGQGT; this is encoded by the coding sequence ATGGCGATTGATTACCAGAGCCTGGCGGTAAAAGGGGTTCAGGCACTGTCTCCTTACCAGCCGGGCAAACCGATTGACGAGCTTGCGCGCGAGTTGGGGTTGAATCCGGCTGAGATCATCAAGCTTGCCAGCAACGAGAATCCCCTGGGGCCGAGCGATAAGGCGTTATCAGCGGCAAAGGCCGCTCTGTCCGAACTTTGCCTTTACCCCGACGGTAACGGATTTGAGCTCAAGCAGGCTTTGGCCGGGCGCCTGGGCGTCGAAATGAGCCAGATAACCCTCGGTAATGGTTCCAACGATGTTCTTGAGGTGATCGCCCGGTGTTTTGCTGCTCGCGATTCCGAGATCATTTTTTCCCAGTATGCCTTTGCCGTTTACCCCATAGTTACCCAGGCTATCGGTGCTACCGGTGTCTCCGTACCGGCGAAAGACTGGGGGCATGACCTGGACGCCATGGTCGCCGCAGTCACCGACCGTACGCGCCTGATCTTCGTTGCCAACCCCAACAATCCGACCGGAACCGTCCACACGGCGGATGCAGTTGAAGCCTTTCTCGAAAAGGTACCCGAGAATGTACTCGTGGTGCTTGATGAAGCCTACTGCGAATATCTGAAGGGCGGACAGTACCCCGATGGCATTCGTCTGTTGTCCCGCTTTCCGAACCTGATTGTCTGCCGTACGTTCTCCAAGGCCTGGGGCCTGGCAGCGCTGCGAGTTGGTTACAGCGTCAGCTCTCCGGCCATTGCAGACATACTGAACCGGGTACGGCAGCCGTTTAACGTAGATACTATTGCTTTGGCAGCGGCAACTGCCGTGCTGAGCGATGAGGCCTATCTGGAGCGCTCTTGTGAGGTAAATGCCGCCGGGTTGCGTCAGCTTGAGCAAGCATTGGACGATATGGGGCTTCCCTATATTCCCTCCGCCGGTAACTTCATTGCGGTAGAAGTGGGCGAGAGAGCTCAGGAGATCTATCAGGCACTGTTGGCCCATGGTGTGATAGTTCGCCCGGTCGCGGGGTATGGAATGCCGAAGCACCTGAGGGTTTCAGTAGGTTTGCCGGAAGAGAATAGCCGTTTTATTGAGGCGCTGGGACACTCGTTGGCATCCGTGGGGCAGGGGACCTGA
- the ftsH gene encoding ATP-dependent zinc metalloprotease FtsH — protein sequence MTAPNNPQDQKPTGNQQPAIPNQFSFLWLSAAIFLMVLWLQDSGQPRLQELAYSEFKTAVTNDQVKEVTLKEEAINGLFTDSGAASFSSGRPAESSSTGFHTIRPPMEDPALLGLLEDHQVTIKATPSGLPWWQEMIRGFLPWILLLALMFWFWGAAQRRMTQGGGPFDFGKSKAHRARRETSTTTLDEVAGIESAKREITEIIDFLKAPEKFRALGAVMPKGVLLVGPPGTGKTLLARAIAGEAEVPFFSISASEFIEMFVGVGASRVRDMFQTARKEAPALIFIDELDAVGRSRGAGLGGGHDEREQTLNQILSEMDGFEEHENILVLAATNRPDVLDAALLRPGRFDRKITLALPHKEARNAILKVHVRKVPLAADVDLEHLAARTIGFSGADLKNLVNEAALTAARESLDEVNAHCFDVARDRIILGEESDAHLTPEEREAVAYHECGHAIMAYYLPKADPLTKITIIPHGMAMGVTEQTPKDDHYNYTESYLKDRIKVMLGGRSAEKLIYGEVSTGAQNDLKEATTLIRRMIGQWGMSEKIGPLGLSIGEEHVFLGREMGLPREFSEKMAELIDAEIQSQLLALEKTTIDFLSEHRNQLEALAKAVLKDETLSSEEIEEVLRKEEARKIA from the coding sequence ATGACAGCACCTAACAACCCCCAGGATCAAAAACCGACGGGCAACCAGCAGCCTGCAATTCCCAACCAGTTTTCATTCCTGTGGCTCAGTGCCGCCATCTTTCTGATGGTGCTCTGGCTCCAGGACAGCGGCCAGCCAAGACTCCAGGAGCTTGCCTATTCCGAGTTCAAAACGGCCGTAACGAACGACCAGGTCAAAGAAGTCACCCTGAAAGAGGAAGCCATTAACGGCCTGTTTACCGACAGTGGCGCGGCTTCTTTCAGTTCGGGACGCCCCGCCGAAAGCAGCAGTACCGGATTTCATACCATCCGCCCCCCGATGGAAGATCCGGCATTGCTGGGGCTTCTGGAAGATCATCAGGTAACCATCAAGGCGACGCCATCCGGACTACCCTGGTGGCAAGAGATGATTCGTGGCTTCCTGCCCTGGATATTGTTGCTGGCGTTGATGTTCTGGTTCTGGGGCGCCGCACAGAGGCGCATGACCCAGGGCGGCGGACCGTTTGATTTCGGAAAGTCCAAGGCCCACAGGGCCCGTAGGGAAACCTCCACCACAACACTGGATGAGGTTGCAGGCATCGAATCGGCCAAACGGGAAATCACCGAGATCATCGATTTCCTGAAAGCGCCCGAGAAATTCCGGGCGTTGGGTGCGGTCATGCCCAAGGGCGTGCTACTGGTTGGCCCACCGGGAACGGGTAAAACCCTTTTGGCCAGAGCCATTGCCGGCGAGGCTGAGGTGCCCTTTTTCAGTATCAGTGCTTCTGAGTTCATTGAAATGTTTGTCGGCGTAGGCGCATCACGGGTACGCGATATGTTCCAGACGGCGCGCAAGGAGGCCCCGGCACTCATCTTTATCGATGAACTGGATGCCGTCGGCCGCTCCCGTGGCGCAGGCCTTGGAGGCGGTCACGATGAACGGGAACAGACTCTGAACCAGATCCTGAGTGAAATGGATGGTTTCGAAGAACACGAGAACATTCTTGTCCTGGCCGCGACCAATCGGCCAGACGTTTTGGACGCCGCTCTGCTGCGCCCCGGCCGTTTTGACCGCAAGATCACTCTGGCCCTCCCACACAAAGAGGCACGAAACGCCATTCTGAAGGTCCATGTGCGCAAGGTACCCCTGGCGGCAGACGTGGATCTTGAGCATCTGGCTGCCCGCACCATCGGTTTTTCCGGTGCTGATCTGAAAAATCTGGTTAATGAGGCCGCATTGACGGCAGCCCGTGAAAGCCTCGACGAGGTCAATGCCCACTGCTTTGATGTTGCCCGGGACCGGATCATTCTCGGCGAAGAAAGTGACGCCCATTTGACGCCGGAGGAACGGGAAGCGGTGGCCTATCATGAGTGCGGTCACGCCATCATGGCTTATTACCTGCCAAAGGCAGACCCCCTCACAAAAATCACCATCATCCCTCACGGTATGGCCATGGGTGTGACCGAGCAAACACCAAAGGATGACCACTACAACTATACCGAGAGCTACCTGAAGGACCGCATCAAAGTGATGCTTGGCGGCCGGTCAGCAGAGAAGCTCATCTATGGCGAGGTGAGTACCGGTGCCCAGAACGATCTCAAGGAAGCTACCACGCTGATCCGCCGCATGATCGGCCAATGGGGCATGAGCGAGAAGATTGGCCCGCTTGGCCTGAGTATTGGCGAAGAGCACGTTTTTCTCGGACGGGAAATGGGCCTGCCACGGGAATTCAGTGAAAAGATGGCGGAACTGATTGACGCAGAAATCCAGTCACAGCTTCTAGCGCTTGAAAAAACCACCATCGACTTCCTGAGTGAACACAGGAATCAGCTTGAAGCCCTTGCAAAGGCGGTGCTGAAAGACGAAACCCTGTCATCCGAAGAAATCGAAGAAGTTCTTCGTAAGGAAGAAGCCCGGAAGATCGCCTGA
- the gyrA gene encoding DNA gyrase subunit A, producing MGELAKEILPVNIEDELKQSYLDYAMSVIVGRALPDVRDGLKPVHRRVLFAMSELNNDWNKAYKKSARVVGDVIGKYHPHGDSAVYDTIVRMAQPFSLRYPLVDGQGNFGSIDGDNAAAMRYTEIRMEKIAHSLLADLEKETVDFVDNYDGTERIPDVLPTRVPNLLVNGSSGIAVGMATNIPPHNLREVVSGCLALIDNPDLSIDELMEFIPGPDFPTQGIINGRAGIVEAYRTGRGRIYIRARHEIEHDNKTNRDAIIINELPYQLNKARLIEKIAELVKEKRLEGITELRDESNKEGIRVVIELRRGENPEVVVNNLFAHTQLQTVFGINMVALINGEPRTLNLKEMLDAFVRHRREVVTRRTIFELRKARERGHILEGLTVALANIDEMIELIKASPSSVEAKEKLMSQGWSPGDVLAMLERAGEDACRPDDLPEIYGLRDGLYYLSPEQTQAILDMRLHRLTGLETEKLQNEYKDILEKIAGLLEILADPDRLMQVIREELEAVVNEFGDERRTEITSSQRDLTIADLIDEEDLVVTISHSGYAKTQAVEDYQAQRRGGRGKAATSMKDEDFVEKLLVANSHDTILCFSDRGKVYWLRVFEIPRASRASRGRPMVNILPLDEGERITTFLPVRDYPEDQFVLMATSGGVVKKTPLPNFSRPRSSGLIALSLDEGDALIGAAITKGDAEIMLFSSAGKAVRFSEEAVRPMSRTARGVRGIKMPAGHHVVSLIIPQEDGVILTASENGYGKRTAIDEFPTYGRGSQGVIAMQCSERNGNLVTALQLFDGDEMMLISDKGTLVRTRTDEVSVLSRNTQGVRLIKLSQEDERLVGVERIAETDAEEIDGEEIDGDEAEASGENNAEGGSEEGAGEE from the coding sequence ATGGGTGAGTTAGCCAAAGAGATCCTGCCGGTAAATATTGAAGACGAGCTTAAACAGTCCTACCTCGACTACGCCATGAGCGTCATTGTCGGCCGAGCGCTGCCGGATGTGAGGGATGGCCTGAAGCCGGTACATCGCCGTGTTCTGTTCGCCATGTCCGAGTTGAATAACGACTGGAACAAGGCTTACAAGAAATCCGCCCGTGTGGTGGGTGACGTTATCGGTAAATATCACCCGCACGGTGATTCGGCTGTCTACGACACCATTGTTCGTATGGCCCAGCCGTTCTCCCTGCGTTACCCGTTGGTGGACGGCCAGGGCAACTTCGGTTCCATCGACGGCGATAACGCGGCGGCGATGCGTTACACCGAAATTCGCATGGAGAAGATTGCCCACTCCCTGCTGGCGGATCTCGAGAAGGAGACGGTGGATTTCGTCGACAACTACGACGGCACCGAGCGAATTCCTGATGTGCTGCCGACCCGGGTTCCGAATCTTCTGGTCAACGGCTCTTCCGGTATTGCCGTGGGTATGGCCACCAACATTCCTCCGCACAATCTGAGGGAAGTCGTCAGCGGGTGTCTGGCGCTGATCGACAATCCGGACCTGTCCATCGACGAGCTCATGGAATTTATTCCCGGACCGGATTTTCCGACCCAGGGCATTATCAATGGCCGCGCGGGCATTGTTGAGGCTTATCGTACCGGTCGTGGCCGCATTTATATTCGTGCCCGCCACGAAATTGAGCATGACAACAAGACCAATCGCGATGCCATCATCATCAACGAGCTTCCCTATCAGCTGAACAAAGCCCGCCTGATTGAGAAAATTGCCGAACTGGTGAAAGAAAAGCGCCTGGAAGGCATCACCGAATTACGGGATGAGTCGAACAAGGAAGGCATCCGCGTAGTGATTGAGTTGCGCCGCGGTGAAAACCCGGAAGTGGTGGTCAACAACCTTTTTGCGCACACTCAGCTGCAGACGGTGTTCGGCATCAACATGGTGGCGCTGATCAACGGCGAGCCCAGGACGCTGAACCTGAAAGAAATGCTGGATGCGTTCGTGCGCCACCGCCGGGAAGTGGTTACACGACGGACCATTTTTGAGCTGCGTAAAGCGCGTGAGCGGGGCCATATCCTTGAAGGCCTGACGGTTGCGTTGGCCAACATTGACGAGATGATCGAGCTGATCAAGGCTTCTCCGAGTTCAGTAGAAGCCAAAGAAAAGCTGATGTCCCAAGGCTGGTCGCCCGGCGATGTTCTGGCCATGCTGGAACGCGCCGGTGAAGATGCCTGTCGCCCGGATGATCTTCCGGAAATCTACGGTTTGCGTGACGGCTTGTATTACCTGTCTCCGGAGCAGACACAGGCCATTCTGGATATGCGTCTGCATCGCCTTACCGGTCTGGAAACTGAAAAGCTCCAGAATGAATATAAGGACATCCTGGAAAAGATTGCCGGCCTGCTTGAAATCCTGGCGGACCCGGATCGTCTGATGCAGGTGATTCGTGAAGAACTGGAAGCCGTAGTAAACGAGTTTGGCGACGAGCGTCGTACCGAAATTACGAGTTCGCAGCGCGATCTGACCATCGCCGACTTGATTGATGAAGAAGATCTGGTGGTGACCATTTCCCACAGTGGTTATGCCAAGACCCAGGCGGTTGAGGATTACCAGGCTCAGCGTCGCGGCGGCCGGGGTAAAGCTGCTACCTCGATGAAAGATGAAGATTTTGTTGAGAAGCTCTTGGTGGCTAACTCCCACGACACCATCCTGTGCTTCTCCGACAGAGGCAAAGTCTACTGGCTGAGAGTTTTCGAAATCCCGAGAGCCAGCCGGGCCTCCCGTGGTCGTCCGATGGTGAATATTCTGCCGCTGGACGAGGGTGAGCGCATTACCACCTTCCTGCCAGTTCGCGATTACCCGGAAGATCAGTTTGTGCTGATGGCGACTTCTGGTGGCGTAGTCAAGAAGACGCCGTTGCCGAATTTCTCCCGCCCTCGCAGCAGCGGCCTGATCGCTCTGTCTCTGGATGAAGGCGATGCCTTGATTGGTGCGGCGATCACCAAGGGTGACGCGGAAATCATGCTGTTCTCCAGTGCCGGTAAGGCCGTGCGCTTCAGTGAGGAAGCCGTGCGCCCGATGAGCCGGACTGCTCGTGGCGTCCGCGGTATCAAGATGCCGGCAGGGCACCACGTTGTTTCTCTGATCATTCCCCAGGAAGATGGTGTAATTCTGACCGCCAGTGAGAACGGGTATGGCAAGCGGACCGCTATCGATGAGTTCCCTACCTATGGCCGGGGCAGTCAGGGCGTTATTGCGATGCAGTGCTCTGAGCGTAACGGTAACCTGGTAACGGCGCTGCAATTGTTCGATGGCGACGAAATGATGCTGATTTCGGACAAGGGCACCCTGGTTCGTACCCGTACGGATGAGGTCTCTGTACTGAGCCGGAACACGCAAGGTGTACGCCTGATCAAGCTGAGCCAGGAAGATGAGCGCCTGGTGGGTGTTGAGCGGATCGCCGAGACCGACGCCGAAGAAATTGATGGTGAAGAGATCGACGGTGATGAAGCGGAAGCTTCTGGCGAGAACAATGCGGAAGGTGGCTCTGAAGAAGGTGCCGGCGAGGAATAA
- the serC gene encoding 3-phosphoserine/phosphohydroxythreonine transaminase, with translation MSRAFNFCAGPATLPETVLEQARDEMLDWRGTGMSVMEMSHRSDEFVQIAEAAENDLRELAGVSDDYAVLFMQGGASSQFATIPLNLLGSKASADYVNTGIWSKKAIAEAKRYGDVNVAASSEDSGFTTVPDQASWHTRADAAYLHYTPNETIGGLEYDFIPDSGKVPLVADMSSTMLSRPVDISKFGLIYAGAQKNIGPSGLVVVIIRKDLLGMARKETPTMMNYQVIADNGSMYNTPATYSWYLAGLVFKWLKAQGGVKAMGEINYRKAKKLYDFIDTNDFYANPIAPRFRSWMNIPFTLADDGLNGEFLKGANACGLLNLKGHRSVGGMRASIYNAMPEAGVDALIRYMAEFAKERG, from the coding sequence ATGAGCAGGGCGTTTAACTTTTGTGCAGGCCCGGCAACCTTGCCGGAAACCGTGCTGGAGCAGGCACGTGATGAGATGCTGGACTGGCGCGGGACTGGCATGTCTGTAATGGAAATGAGCCATCGCAGTGATGAGTTTGTGCAAATCGCCGAAGCAGCCGAGAACGATCTGCGTGAACTCGCCGGTGTGTCGGACGATTACGCGGTACTGTTCATGCAGGGGGGAGCGTCAAGCCAGTTCGCGACCATCCCCCTGAATCTGTTGGGCAGCAAGGCCTCTGCGGATTATGTGAATACGGGAATCTGGTCGAAAAAGGCGATCGCTGAAGCGAAGCGCTATGGTGACGTTAACGTGGCAGCGAGCTCGGAAGATAGCGGTTTTACGACCGTTCCCGATCAGGCGAGCTGGCACACCCGCGCCGATGCGGCATACCTGCATTACACGCCGAACGAGACCATTGGCGGTCTGGAATATGATTTTATTCCCGACAGCGGCAAGGTCCCGCTGGTGGCTGATATGTCGTCCACCATGCTTTCCCGTCCTGTGGATATCTCAAAGTTTGGTCTGATCTACGCGGGCGCCCAGAAGAATATCGGACCGTCCGGTCTGGTCGTGGTCATTATTCGCAAAGACCTTTTGGGCATGGCCCGGAAGGAAACCCCGACGATGATGAATTACCAGGTCATTGCCGACAATGGCTCTATGTATAACACGCCTGCGACCTATTCCTGGTACCTGGCAGGTCTGGTGTTCAAGTGGTTGAAGGCCCAGGGCGGTGTAAAAGCCATGGGCGAGATCAATTATCGCAAGGCCAAAAAGCTGTACGACTTCATCGATACCAATGATTTTTACGCCAACCCGATTGCGCCCCGTTTCCGGTCCTGGATGAACATTCCGTTCACCCTGGCGGATGACGGGTTGAACGGCGAATTCCTGAAAGGTGCGAATGCCTGTGGGCTGCTGAACCTCAAAGGGCACCGTTCTGTCGGTGGCATGCGCGCAAGCATATACAACGCCATGCCCGAAGCCGGGGTTGATGCCTTGATCCGGTACATGGCGGAATTTGCGAAGGAGCGCGGCTGA
- the ggt gene encoding gamma-glutamyltransferase, which translates to MDRHPHRQIRKASPWRRSGSLCAIALIAILTGITPAFGQAILEGERFHPAAANHGMVATSHGLATDVALQVLKDGGNAIDAAVTAGFALAVTQPRSGNIGGGGFMLISKGDGSTPEAIDYREKAPSAASEAMFQDQEGEVVKNRSRFTHLAAGVPGTVSGLALALDRHGTLSLKQALAPAIKLAREGFIVPQRFTEGLEQARDRLERWPASRATFYKPDGSAWKPGERFRQPDLANTLQRIADEGVKGFYEGETARLIAAEMRRHDGLITEKDLKNYQPVVRSPVHGTYRGHDVYSMSPPSSGGTHIVQILNILEDYPMAESGHNSADTIHLMAEAMKLAYADRSKYLGDTDYVDVPLTGLTSKAYADELRETIDPAQARPASMINAGKPAPYESNETTHFSVVDKWGNAVSNTYTINFSYGSGITVQGAGFLLNNEMDDFSAKPGVPNAYGLIGGEANKVEPGKRMLSSMSPTIVRKNGKNFLVTGSPGGSRIITTTLQVIMNVIDHGMNIQTAVAAPRIHHQWLPDEIRIEQGISPDTVRLLENRGHSVVTNSAMGAIQSIMIGEDGTLYGGADPRRSTSSAKGY; encoded by the coding sequence ATGGACAGACACCCACACCGGCAAATCCGGAAAGCCAGCCCCTGGAGGCGCTCAGGCAGCCTCTGCGCCATTGCATTGATTGCCATTCTGACGGGCATTACCCCTGCGTTTGGCCAGGCCATTCTGGAAGGCGAGCGTTTTCACCCTGCGGCTGCAAACCACGGCATGGTGGCCACCAGCCATGGCCTGGCGACCGACGTCGCGCTCCAGGTTCTGAAGGATGGCGGCAATGCCATCGATGCCGCGGTTACCGCAGGCTTTGCGCTGGCAGTTACCCAACCGCGCTCCGGCAACATTGGCGGGGGCGGCTTCATGTTGATTTCGAAGGGCGACGGCAGCACACCGGAGGCCATCGACTACCGGGAAAAGGCCCCTTCAGCGGCGTCGGAAGCCATGTTTCAGGACCAGGAGGGCGAGGTCGTGAAGAACCGCAGCCGCTTCACCCACCTGGCAGCAGGTGTACCGGGCACGGTTTCCGGGCTGGCACTGGCGCTGGACAGGCACGGCACATTGTCGCTGAAACAGGCACTGGCGCCCGCGATCAAGCTGGCCCGGGAAGGATTTATCGTCCCCCAACGTTTTACTGAGGGGCTGGAGCAGGCCCGCGACCGCCTGGAACGCTGGCCCGCCAGCCGGGCCACCTTCTACAAACCCGATGGCTCTGCCTGGAAGCCGGGAGAGCGGTTTCGGCAACCGGACCTGGCGAATACCCTGCAACGTATCGCAGATGAGGGCGTGAAGGGCTTCTATGAAGGTGAAACCGCACGCCTGATCGCAGCAGAAATGCGCCGCCACGACGGCCTGATTACCGAAAAGGATCTCAAAAACTACCAGCCAGTGGTTCGCTCTCCGGTCCACGGAACCTATCGGGGCCACGATGTCTATTCCATGTCTCCGCCCTCCTCCGGCGGCACTCACATTGTTCAGATCCTCAACATCCTTGAGGATTACCCGATGGCAGAATCCGGTCACAACTCCGCTGATACCATCCACCTGATGGCCGAGGCCATGAAACTCGCCTACGCGGACCGCTCTAAATACCTTGGAGACACCGATTACGTAGACGTCCCCCTTACCGGCCTGACCAGCAAGGCTTACGCTGACGAGCTTCGTGAGACCATTGACCCGGCACAAGCCAGGCCAGCCAGTATGATTAACGCTGGCAAGCCGGCCCCCTATGAAAGCAATGAAACCACCCATTTCTCAGTCGTCGATAAGTGGGGCAATGCGGTTTCCAACACTTATACCATCAACTTCAGTTACGGCTCCGGCATCACGGTCCAGGGTGCCGGCTTCCTGCTTAACAACGAAATGGACGATTTCAGCGCCAAGCCCGGGGTTCCAAACGCCTATGGCCTTATTGGCGGAGAAGCGAACAAGGTCGAGCCCGGCAAACGCATGCTAAGTTCGATGTCACCCACCATCGTTCGCAAGAACGGCAAGAATTTTCTGGTCACCGGCAGTCCGGGCGGCTCACGGATTATCACAACAACCTTGCAGGTGATTATGAATGTGATCGACCATGGCATGAACATCCAGACGGCTGTCGCCGCCCCGCGCATCCACCATCAGTGGCTGCCGGACGAAATCCGGATCGAACAGGGAATCAGCCCGGATACTGTTCGTCTACTGGAAAACCGGGGCCACAGCGTGGTTACCAATTCGGCGATGGGCGCTATTCAGAGTATTATGATAGGGGAAGACGGCACCCTTTACGGCGGTGCTGACCCGAGGCGCAGCACATCCTCGGCGAAGGGCTACTGA
- the purU gene encoding formyltetrahydrofolate deformylase → MEHTYRLVISCPDRVGIVAKVSNFLSTYNGWITEASHHSDTQTGWFFMRHEIKASSIPFGLDQFRAAFEPIAREFNMNWHIADSAQPKKVILMGSKESHCVADLLYRWHSKEINAEIVAVISNHDDLRRMVEWHEIPYHHVPVSKENRDEAFAHIDDLFQQYDADVVVLARYMQILPSELCGKYAGKVINIHHSFLPSFAGARPYHQAYSRGVKLIGATCHYVTQDLDEGPIIEQDVIRITHSDSIEDMVRLGKDVEKNVLARGLRSHIEDRVITYENKTVVFD, encoded by the coding sequence ATGGAGCATACCTATCGTCTTGTGATTTCCTGCCCCGATCGGGTCGGGATTGTCGCCAAGGTGAGCAATTTTCTGTCCACGTACAATGGCTGGATTACCGAGGCTAGCCATCACTCGGATACCCAGACCGGCTGGTTTTTCATGCGCCATGAAATAAAGGCCAGTTCGATTCCTTTCGGCCTGGATCAGTTCCGGGCGGCGTTTGAGCCCATTGCCCGCGAATTCAACATGAACTGGCACATTGCGGACTCGGCCCAGCCCAAAAAAGTTATCCTCATGGGCAGCAAGGAATCCCATTGCGTGGCAGATCTTTTGTATCGCTGGCACAGCAAGGAGATCAACGCCGAGATCGTGGCCGTGATTTCCAATCACGACGATTTGCGGCGGATGGTGGAGTGGCATGAGATTCCCTATCATCATGTGCCGGTGAGCAAGGAAAACCGGGACGAAGCTTTTGCCCACATCGACGACCTGTTCCAGCAGTACGATGCCGATGTGGTGGTGCTGGCCCGGTACATGCAGATTCTGCCCTCAGAGCTGTGTGGCAAGTATGCCGGGAAAGTCATCAATATCCATCACAGCTTTTTGCCGTCGTTTGCCGGAGCCCGCCCTTACCACCAGGCCTACAGCCGTGGTGTGAAGCTGATTGGGGCCACGTGCCATTATGTTACTCAGGATCTGGACGAAGGTCCGATCATTGAGCAGGACGTGATCCGGATCACTCACAGCGATTCCATCGAGGACATGGTGCGCCTGGGTAAGGATGTGGAAAAGAACGTGCTGGCCCGGGGCCTGCGTTCCCACATTGAAGACCGGGTGATCACCTATGAAAACAAGACGGTGGTTTTTGATTAA